The DNA sequence TCTTTGGCCCATTTCAGGATGTCGGGATTGACGAGTGAGCCCGCATAGAGGATGGTATCCGCTTCAGAGATCAGCCGCCTGGCCCGCAGGGTCAGGAGTTCCGGGTCTCCGGGCCCGGCCCCCACAAAATAGACCTTAGACATTCGTCAATCCCCCTCATCTCTCGCCCACTACACAGTGGTAAACTCTCTGCCACAGAGCCCACAGAGCTCTGTGTTCTCTGTGGCAATAGGTTTTTCATTCGTGTTGAGATGTCACGATCAAGGTGGAAAGGTAGTCCACTTGATCAGGATTTACTGCCGAAAGGTCCCGGTAAATCTTCTCCTCCGGGGTCCCGCACCGGGAGACCAGGACGGCCCGGTCCATCATCCCCATCTCCCTGAGAAGTTCGATCACTTCTCCAAGCACACGGTGGACCTTGATCAGGACCACGGTCTCGTACTTCTCCAGCGCCTCACGGATCTCGTCCATTCTGTAAGTCGCAGGGAGGATCAGGACACGTCCTCCGGTACGGGCCAGGGGGACTTGGGCCGCCGCCGCCGAGGCCGTGATCGAACTGACCCCCGGGATGATCTTGCAGGTCACATCCGGATGCTGCTTCTGCATCCGGCCGAGGACATACCCAAAGGTGCTGTAAAGCAGGGGATCGCCCAGAGTAAGAAATGCCGCGTCGCTGCCTTTGGAAAG is a window from the Nitrospirae bacterium CG2_30_53_67 genome containing:
- a CDS encoding precorrin-2 C(20)-methyltransferase codes for the protein MSKLQRTFYGIGVGPGDPELLTLKGARILQQVPVIFCPEARSDSGSHAFEVVKKILNPAWQKVEFLSFPMKREPEVLEKVWMDAVEKIYHVLSKGSDAAFLTLGDPLLYSTFGYVLGRMQKQHPDVTCKIIPGVSSITASAAAAQVPLARTGGRVLILPATYRMDEIREALEKYETVVLIKVHRVLGEVIELLREMGMMDRAVLVSRCGTPEEKIYRDLSAVNPDQVDYLSTLIVTSQHE